The Panicum virgatum strain AP13 chromosome 6K, P.virgatum_v5, whole genome shotgun sequence nucleotide sequence gtctatctgaccggtctgaccggtcggctgcggcggtctgaccggtctggctggCTGATCAGCTGTCTTGACCTTCCACACCTTGCTCTGAGGGAACATGGGCCTGCATCTGTTGAAgtcctcatccctcatcttttctttctcctgctccttcttttctttattACGAAGGCACTGCAATTTCCTCTTCTGTGTATGAGTTGAACCcgaagggcaccacctaggctgatggtacttatctgctgcgctcttgctgctaccggcctcatgatcattagctatgagcggcttttgtgaaggaacatcaGCCAATTCTTCAATATCCATCGGCTTTTTGCCTGTGTCTTTTATGGGCACTttgatttcaccgatttgaataATATCGGCTTTAGGCTTCTCTGGATCAGCAACAGGCTTCTGCTCCTCTTTCTTTCCTTGATGCGATACTCGAATCTTGGAGCAGGAACCTGGCCCGGCCTctggtgagaccggtctgaccggtgcactctGCTGCACTGGGCCAGATTAGCGTGGTCCCAATCGATCATGCACGGGCACCCTGGagctttccccttgataatgtggaggataaggcattgGGAAACACTGTATCCATATCCCTTCATGctcccatgccggatttgttgcatttgacgccggtggcacccatggcatggtagcatacatcttccGGGGAGGATACAATATGACAACATCACCCCCTGCGCCTGctggattccctccttggggaCACTGGACGGTCTTGACGCGGTGGTGAttgcggtctcttttttagcggccaatcgttttgaacggcctttgtgtacttgttcaacaactggttaaaggtgggcttctgattagcagttcttccttgcaccttcacctcgttagtcttccaagtacccacttccggacgctttggcttgaaagtccagggacggtcaccagagcggtctgaccggctggaggaaccggtctgaccagtcagaccggtctgaccggtcgtgcctgatcagcagaccgattttctggtggagagcttccttgccccccgagtctgggatttctgacaatgatcttcagagtatccttgccatcatcagtcttctctttgataacttcccgggcaaggatcttgtcacttgtattcatcggtcttggatcaccgatgacaacatgcttccccttagctccttcggcttgttccggccgaatgagcacctttggattgtttaattccagcgtatgaacagAGAAATGAGccttgtcaatttgcatctcagaaagtaccaatcatccttcattaatggccgattgtacttgtcgacgaaaaacattacaatcattagtagtaTGAGATGTatagttatgccacttacaatatgcatgtcatTTAAGTTCGTCGGGTGTGACAATCagatgttaccattcttaagcaattcatcaaaaatccgatcacacttagaaacatcaaaagtaaattttagctcctcttgccgattcttttgaatcggcttgagagacggaactgaaccgggtttggcctttgatggccaaacaaactcagcagcatatacttccttgctatcatcgtccgaactatccgaatcatgatcaagaatatgtgtgttggaccgatgaggcttgaaagtatctttggcatttttaagtttaaactctaaacccatgactttgacttgcaagaaattcacagtatgatattcaaagccctcgagtttctctttcaaataagaacataAACCATTAAAccccaaatccgccaaatccttttcagaaattgtcaaactaaaacaccaatttttaatttctttaaaccttttgaaataatctgaagaagattcatcacgtccttgcTTAATCGATGTTAAGTCCAACAATTTTGCTTCGGTTTCTCCACTAAAGAAGTGATTAGGAAACTTATGCTCCAGctgagcccaattgcgaatagaattaggagcaagcgaggaaaaccaagagaaagccgttccagtcaaagataaagaaaataaacgcacacgcaaagcatcattgaaatcggcttctcctaattgcaagacatattgactgacgtgttcccaagttgtacgagaatcatcaccattaaatttagtaaactcaggaatacgccaaccagcaggaaaaggagtaaaatcaaactcagcgggataaggtttttgatataaacgtgtagtacccatatccaccccaagcttacttttaatcgcatttgccagatcctctttgaacttaaggaAATTGGCctgatagtgctggctggtataaaactcagaaaaatgAGGTCCATTAGAATTTTCATGCGCCATCATCTGTAAGGAAGTCGGGATCGGTCCTTGGTTAGGTCCAGATCCTCGTGGCCCTCCCGCTACAGTAGTAGTGCGAGGTGGTGTATACAgtgacaattcattagttcagctaggggcagccgaacctggaattgtctcgagaggcgtcggcgacggtactgagtaaccggtctgaccggtttgaccggtctgtggGACCGGTCCGGCAGGTGCAGTGTGCACGGTCGACAGTGGTGGGGTTTGCCCTGAGAACGAGTTTggcggcataccatagagtggttcagatgtgaactctggggtagccgaactcggatctgatgagttaggatctgacatgggttgtttacctttaagtgcatcaacatcactactcaatttaatCAAAATATCACCCGCGGCAGCTTGTGCAGCAACAATCTTTTGATCTATTGTGGATGACGTTCTATCTAACatatcagagggagagaggcttacattggggatctcttcaatcttatccttgctaagcttgagagacggcagtacgaactcctccaccctcttgacgaggccaccatgatccttcttgaagcccttcaagaattgtaccttgacgtgctcctccacaagaaggtaggccttgcgctcctcttcggtgagctcctccattgtagccgtgatgatgtttttcttgtcgatctctgaagaggccatcttcttcaaggagtagattggatcggttttaaaaccagattaatctatccccagtggagtcgccaaaaagtgtgttgacacagaattgcgCCAAAACACAcctgaatgcgctagaacgcgcgacgatcatcaaaacgatcaacacagcgaaaaccctgggcggaccggtctgaccggtttcgccgaccggtctgaccggtgcaggcagggaaCTCGCGAATACCTAGAAcagcaagctcgggagggaccccgtcggagctcgtgaacgtagggttgctctgaggtcggcaggccactcagaacgtcttcaaacgccgtagaGATGAAgaaagaaagcaatctagggttggaaaaggctagggtttgagagacaaaaagtaatgcgatattttgatttgatttgattggaaataacctcaatcggccttagcctttatatttataggccggggaagtcgtacccctctccaagtcggtttatacaagaatttccaaaataaaacgaagcctactcggattacaactggacagaccggtctgaccggtcggcccgaccggtcagatcggtcggcctctgaactgctagaattggctgtcaacaaGAAGCAGAGATGATGGCTCTAGTGAGAGGTATAATGGTGGACGGTCTGTTGGCCCGTGGAGACCGGGAGGGAGTGGCAGTAGGGGAAGCTATGGTGGGTCGGGCAGCAAAAGCCTGTCTGGCCGTGCAGGAAGTGATGGTCCATCCTGGAGGAAGGATGTCGCACTGGTCCAGGAGAGGTAGGGGGAGAAGAAGAATGGGGTGGAGGATGAGGCGACGAGCCCTTTGAAACAAGTGACCGCAACACTTGGAGCGGATTCTGGAGCAGGAACGTCGCCCAGCAAGAGCAAAAGGGAGCTGAATTTTGGAGGTGTTGATGGCCAGAtatcgagggggggggggggctggtgCAACGGACAACCAGGCTACGGGGTCTGCGGGTGCTGTGAGTGTGGTGTCTGGGCTGCAAGAATCGCAAGTTAACAGTACCCTACAGGCCATGCACGTGGACTCTAATCAAGTCGTGGGGGGTGGCGCtgtggaggagaaggaggatgGAGTAGGGAACAAGGATGCTGCCCCCAAGCGGGGCCGCTACAAAAAAATAGCTCGGAGTGTTGGTAATATGGAGGGGGCGGCCATCCTTGCTTTAGATGGGAAAAATGCCCACTAGAAAAGGAGGAGGTCGGAAGCAAGAAACTGAGGTTGTCGACTGATGAAATTGATGCGGGGTTGTCGAAACAGCCTTGCGGGAATCAATGAAGGTGATTGCTTGGAACTGCCGGGGGTTGGGGAACAGCCCGACAGTTCGTTGCCTTTTGGATATCCAGAAGGTGGAGGCTGACATTTTGTTTCTATCTGAAACAAAGATGGACCAGTGTAGAATTGAAGGTTTACGGTGGTGATTGGGGATGACAAACCTGGTGGTGAAAAATTGCGAGGGGCAGAGTGGTGGACTCGCAATTTTTTGGAAGAAGGAGATAAATTTCCAGCTGCGTGCAGTGTCTCGATTGTACTTGGATGGGGATGTGACGGAGAAGGATTGTTTTGTTTGGAGGTTTACTGGTTTCTACGGGGAACCAAAATCGGAGAGGAAGGAACTGTCGTGGAGGGCCTTGTGTGCGCTGAATGCGGCCAGGAGGAACCCGTCGCTGTGCATGGGTGATTTCAATGAGATTTTGTTTGGGCATGAAAAGGAGGGGGGTGTGCCGCGGCCATAGATATATATGGACCGCTTTAGGGAGGCGTTGGAGGAGTGTTCCCTTGATGATTTGGGGTTCGCTGGTGATCCTTTCACCTGGCGGAACAACAGCCACACGGATGCCCAGTACATACGGGAGCGTCTTGATCGGGCTGTGGCGGATGGTGCTTGGCGAACACACTTTCCAAACTTCTCGGTAAGAAATGGGGATCCTAGACACTCTGATCACCGTCCGGTGATTGTGACCATGGAGGGGGAGGTGGTGTGTAGTGGTCGGGGAGGTGGTCGTGCTTTTCGTTTTGAAGCTGGTTGGGTGCAGGAGGAGAATTGTGCAACGATAGTTGAGAATGCATGGAAACTCTCGATGAACACAGGTACGGGGAGGGTGGCTGATGCAGTAAAAGGTGTAGCTGGTGATTTATGGGACTAGAGTAGGAATATTTTGGGCGATCTGGAAAAAAGAATCATGCATGTTAAGCGCCAGCTGGAGGTGTGCAGGTGCAGTGCTCTATCATCAGCATTCAGCAATGATCGGACGTGAACAGATTCTGAGGTACAAGCTGGAGAAGTTAGAGGACCAACATGACCTGTACTGGAGACAAAGGGAACACTGGTTTCTTTCACCGATATGCTTCTGAACGGCGGCGCTGGAACAGGATAAGCAAGTTGGTCAACGATGCTGGTGATGTTGTGACAGACTTGGCAGGTATTCATGAGTTAGTGACTAACTATTATCAGACTCTATTTACCTCCCATGCAGGAAATAGATATAATGAGCTATTGCAACAAGTTCCATCAAATGTTACGAGAGAAATGAACAGCTCCCTGCAGGGGGAGTATTCTGATGAGGAGATTAAACACGCCCTGGATAGCATGGGGGATCTCAAAGCTCCTGGTGTTGATGGCATGCCTGCCTTGTTCTATTAAAAGTATTGGGATACGGTTGGTCCTGATATCATCAGGGAGGTGAGGTCCTTTCTGGGAGGTGGAGAGATGCCAAGGGGCTGGAATGATACAGTTGTAGTTCTAATACCTAAGGTGTCTAGTCCTGAAAGACTGAAAGATCTCCGGCCAATTAGTCTGTGCAATGTGGTCTACAAGATTGCATCCAAAGTGCTGGCAAATCGGTTGAAGGTGATTCTTCCTGACATTATCTCTCTGAACCAGAGTGCCTTTGTACCCGGCCGACTGATTACAGATAATGTGTTACTTGCTTATGAGCTTACTCACCATTTGCAGAATAAGAAAAAGGGTGCACAAGGACTTGCTGCTCTAAAACTGGATATGAGTGAGGCCTATGATCGAGTGGAGTGGGAGTTTTTGAGGAGAATGCTGAGCAAGCTGGGTTTCCACCAGCAGTGGGTGGACGTAATAATGCGATGCGTGACAACTGTGACATATCAGATCAAAGTAAATGATGAGCTTACGAGACAGATTGTGCCCGAGAGCGGATTGCGACAAGGCGATCCTCTTTCATCGTACCTCTTCTTAATCTGTGTTGAAGCTTTTTCGTGTCTCCTGAATGCAGCTGAGGAAAGGGGCGAGTTGACTGGGATTAAAATAAGCCAGGGTGCACCAAGTATCAATCACCTATTGTTTGCAGATGATTCACTGTTACTCTTCCAAGTTAATGACCAGAGTGCAGGGCATTTGCAGAATGTGCTTTCATTGTATGAGAACTGCTCGGGGCAGATGATAAATAAGGAAAAGTCCTCAATCATGTTCAGTAAGAACACGAGAAGCGGATAGAAGTGCATTCATGCTATCAATGGATATCACAACTGAAACGCAGAATGAAAAGTATCTTGGTCTACCAGTATTTACTGGGAATTCTAAGGTTCAAACTTTCTCGTATCTGAAGGATAGAGTGTGGAAGAGAATCCAGGGATGGAAGGAGAAATTGCTATCTAAAGCGAGGAAGGAAATTCTCATAAAAGCAGTTGCTCAAGCAATTCCATCATATGCCATGTCCTGTTTTGATATCACAAAATCTATCTGTGATCAAATTGGGGCAATGATCTGTCGTTATTGGTGGTCAGACCAAGATAAGGAAAATAAAATGCACTGGCTGTCATGGGAGAGGCTGTGCAAACGTAAAAAGAAGGGAGGGCTTGGATACAGGGATTTACATCTTTTCAATTTGGCCATGCTAGCCAGACAAGGGTGGCGTCTTATAATGGATCCAACCTCATTATGTGCACAAGTTTTGAGGGCTAAATATTTTCAGGATGGTGATCTGCTGAAAGCTACTGAGAAGCCTGGAATTTCCTATACTTGGAGAAGCATTGTGCGTGGCATACAGGCCTTGAAAAAGGGGCTGATTTGGAGGGTTGGCGATGGCTCAAAGATCAATATTTGGGGTGATGCCTGGATTCCGAACAGCGTTTCACGTCGGCCGATCACGCCCCGGGGAAGAACAGTTTACAATAAAGTGTCTGACCTCATTGATCCATATTCTGGGATGTGGGATAAAGAACTCATCAAGGAGATCTTTTGGGAGGAGGACATCAAACACATCCTGTCTATTCGCATCAAGCATGGAAGGGAGGATACTTTAGCCTGGCATTTTGATGAAAAGGGCATCTTCTCTGTCAAGTCAGCATATCACGTTCTGGAGGAGGCAAAAGAAAGGGATCGGCTGAGGCAGAGGGGCAACTCGAGTTCTAGTACTGAGAGTGATCATGGCGGGCGTTGGCATCAGTTGTGGAAGCTATCCTGTCCACCAAAGGTAAAGCTGTTTATATGGAGATTGGGACACAACAGTTTACCCTTGCGCATGAATATTATGAGAAGAGGTATGGAGATAGATACCAGATGCCCAGTATGTTGGCGGCTCGATGAGGATGGAGGCCATTGTTTCTTGAAGTGTAAAATGGTTAAGAAGTTGTGGAGGCATATGAATTTGGAGAACATACGCATTCAGCTATTGGCCTTGAGTAATGTCGAGGAGGTTTTAAGTTGTATCTTAGCTATGAATGAAAGTCAGAAATCCCTGATCATTGGCCTCTTGTGGGCTTGGTGGAACGCCAGAAacaaatgcaatgcaggagAAAAATTACAATCGGTTGATTCCATCAGCTGCAGTGCTCATGAGATAATGTCTGGCTGTGGTAAATCAGAAACCAAATGGAGCTGTTCAACTGCTCCTGAGAAGAAGAACTGGCAGCCTCCACCAATTGATGTTCTCAAGATTAACTTCGATGGTGCGTTCAGAGCTGAGAAGAAGGATGGCGCATGGGGTTTCATAATCAGGGACAGCGATGGTCAGCCGATCGTGGCAGGATCAGGCCGGCTGTCTTCAGTTCCTGATGCTATCTCAGCGGAAGGGGAAGCATGTTTGGCAGCACTGGAGGCAGCCATGACTCGAGTGATACCTCGGGTGATCATTGAAACAGACTCGACGAATCTGGTTTCGGCCCTACGAAACATTGATTATGATCAAGCACCCGGGGGAGCTGTTGGGCCCCTAGCTCACTCTCGATCTGCCTCACGCGCTTACGGACGCCGGCTGTCGCTTGCACACTCGAGAACACGCGGCTACACAAGGATTTGGCGACGAACGCCCCGAGCGACGAATGCTCTGTATGTTGGCCCTTTATTAAGCTAGACTCGGCCCTGATTACAGGAGGAGTACACAGGCTTTTATGCCCAGGGGAACACACGCTCACGGAGCCACGACCTCCGCGCACCCTGACGATCGCCCACGATCTGCACGGTCCGGCCTTCTCGTCCGCACGCTGTGCATGCGTCCCTGACGACCCGGCCTCTCCCTTGTTTCACGCCTAAGACTCTATCCAACATGCATGCTACGCACGACTCAGCCAGCTGCGCCCGCATGCCCACACGACCTGACTCAAACGCAAACACACGCATGCCCGTGCACCCCCCGGCGCACACTCGCCGGGCATGCCGCGCTCGCCCCGCACAAGCActagacacacacacacgcacgcactCCGCTCATCGTCAAGCTTAGTTCTAACAGGAGCTATCTTCAGTGAAGCACGAAACATGATAGAGATGCACTTTGCCCCTGTTATTTTTTCAGCTGTCCCTAGAGATTGTAACCGTGccgcacatgaacttgctcgcTCAGGTCTTAGTCGGGACCCGGACCTCCCATGTGTTTGGGAGGATCCCCTCCCTGGTTTTGTAATAACTTTGGTGGATCGCGATCGCGCTGATCCAGAGTATGCTTAATTAATAGAGCGAGTTGATTATAGAAAAAAAACTCCGGCCGCTTATAGGCTGCCCAACGGCCGATAAAATACTACTCCTGCCGATTCCAGTATTTGGACACCTGCATATGCAATTTTCTATTACAATAATATtatttccattttctttcctAAACTTGCCTTCTATGTGTAAACACATGAATTCTATGTGTAAACTTGCCTTCTATGTGTAAACACATGAATTATGCCATTGCTTGGACAAGGGTAAGGACAAGAAGACCATTAGGAGTCCTGTGTCTaacacaaaatttaaattaCACACAAATAGTGAGTTGGCCGGGGGAATAGCATGAAGTTTCGGTGGATCAGTAgtttttcaaaatttctttctaACAGTCTCATTGAAAAATGATATTCTGTTATGTGTACAGCAAGTGATCTTCTGGTCACATATTTATTGCAATGTTTAAAAACAAAGAACTAATACAAATCGACAAAAATGAAAACAATAGAATATTTTGTAAGAATAGTACTACATGCAGTCAATTTAGTTGTGGTTGTCCCCCCAGAATTGAGCTTGGAGCCAGTCTACAGTCTTCTTCTCCACTTGAAATGCCTTGGCTAGGACGTCATCTGAGATCGGTGGCTTTGATCCAAAAACAGCATTGGCAATGGTAATAGCACCAGGGTTCTGGCTGCTAAGTGCAGCAATTGCCACTGCTGGCTTGTCAGGGCAAGGGTTGAACTGGAAGTGGATGAGCCCCTCAGGGAACACGAACACATCACCCTTGTTGAGCATCTTTGTGAACAACTTGTTATCTTGCTGGTTTGACGTCACAAATCCAACATAGAGCGTTCCCTCCAGCACTGTTAGGATCTCTGTTGCACGGGGGTGCGTGTGGGGAGGGTTTTCGCCTAGTGGAGCATAGTCAATGCGTGCCATGGAGATTCCGAGGGTGTTGAGGCCAGGGATCCGCATGACATTGATCAAGGTGACATTGGACCCAACCTTGCTCATTGCCGTGTCTCTTGGCTTGTCGAGGTTGGCTTCTAGGAAGAAGTCATCTGCCTTCACATCCTTCGGATCTTTGCAGACAAATCCATTGACACGCACTGCATCATGGAGGGAAACACATGTTCAAGATTTGCCACAAAGCTAATAATAAGTTCAGCATATATTTGAGTATAGTACCTATATATAACTATAGTTTAAAAGTTATAAATCAGAACTGACGGTACATACCATGAGACTCCTTGTCAGCAACGCAGAAATCCTGAAGAGGACTTGGGTCAGAAGCGATCGCTTGCCATGAGAGCAATGCAAGAACAGTGCTGAGCACAAGGAAGGTGGTGGAAGAGGCCATTTGGTGTGTTTCTGTTCTCGTACACCCTGCTGGTGGTGTTTGTGTTTTGGCCATGGAGAGGACGGACATGTATATATAGTAGAAGAAAGAGTAGGTGAGGTTGGGAACAAGTCAGCCAGAAAAAGCAGCATGGCTTAACTTGATTGAAACGGTCATTATCAGGTAGAGTGCTCTTACCGGCTACAATTGGGTATTTGCATCATCAGTCAAACTCTACGAAGTTTCTCTGAGTTAATCttttttatgtatttttttGATAACTAACCTGACTATGTCATGCATGTGACTCAGCAACTAtgttatttaatttaatttgttatgtttttttttcatatttattTCAAGAACAACAGTTTCTGCGGGATACTTTTACCAAATGTCATCATGAACGGGATGAGAAGAATCGAAGAAGGTACTTGTGTCAAGCTGGTTAAATTCAATTAATTTGCTATACAGAATCAGTGAGCATTGTTCTATTGTCATGCATGACCCCAGCACAGCCCGATCAACAGTTTACCTGGCCAGTCACCTTGTCCCGGTCTTGGGAGCAGCTAGTTTTGCCTCGTCTTACAATTACCAGCTGCATAACAGAACAATAAGCAGCGATATAATGTTCTATTGTCACGCATGATGAGCACAACACGATTAACAGCTTACCTGGCCACCTCATCCGGGTTCTTAGGCGCAGTTATTGACCTGCTCAAGACCGTGTTGACCAAATCAAATAGTTTATTTAATTTCTTTCACGGGATGCACTACACCTGAGACAATTTCTGTAGGGCAAGACGGCACCCTCATTGACctcttcagagttcagagtctcaactactatatatatatgcatgcgcCGCCTCCAATGGACAAAGCATCAGCTAACTCCTGTCTTGGTAGCTCCATAGACACACAACACAACAGGCAGTTCCATAGAAGAGAGAAAACTCCTGTCTAGGTACCTAGACATGATGGCCTCCTCCAACTTCGTTCTTCTCACAGTTCTTCTCGCCTTGGTCGCTTCTGGGGCCATGGCTTCGGATCCCAGTCCTCTCCAGGACTTCTGCGTCGCTGACAAAGACTCAACTGGTATGTACTTCGTCTGATCGAGCGATCAAGTATGTATCACATTTGATGTTTCATAACAAAGCCTAATGGACAATCAAGAAAATTTATACCTTGCAAAAGTTGCCGGTTTACATTTGATTAGCAACCTAACACATGCATGTCGCTTCACTAATGCAGTGCGTGTCAACGGGCTGCCCTGCAAGGATGTAAAGGATGTGAAGGTCGATGATTTCTTCCTAGCAGCCAACCTTGACAAGCCAAGGGATACGACGATGAGCAAGATCAAGTCAAATGTCACCTTGATCAATGTGATGAAGCTGGCAGGTCTCAATACCCTCGGCATCTCCATGGCTAGGATCGACTACGCTCCACAAGGACAGAACCCACCGCATACTCATCCCCGTGCCACTGAGATCTTAACAGTTCTTGAAGGCTCGCTCTACGTTGGTTTTGTCACGTCTAACCCGGACAACAAGTTTTTTAGTAAGATGCTCAACAAGGGAGATGTTTTTGTGTTCCCACAGGGTCTGATCCACTTTCAGTTCAATCCAAGTTATGACAAGCCAGCGGTTGCTATCGCTGCACTGAGCAGCCAGAACCCTGGTGCTATTACCATTTCCAATGCAGTTTTCGGATCGAAACCACCAATTGCAGATGATGTTCTTGCCAAGGCGTTTCAAGTGGACAAGAAGGTTGTGGATTGGCTCCAAGCTCAGTTTTGGGAGGACAACCACAACTAAGTCATGAATGTTTTTGTCAAGGCTGCTTATCTGTGTAATATATAAGAAACAACATGGATTAATTTGATTTCTTTATATGATGTAGAAAACTATTGTATACTAGGAGttcccatatatatatattgtgtaAAACACTATATGGAATTATTTGCAAATAACGTTAAATCATATATCGACCACAATTATTAATTTAATTGCAATGCAATATATGGATAATAACTTATATTCCTTAAAATCATGTCATGATCCAGAAACTTGGACACAACCACCAAACAGAAATTTCATGAGAGCCCAAAAACCCATATGAAAATAACCAAACCTGCCACGAAACCGATCCATGATATCCAAGCTTCATGAAAATCCTTGAGAACTTTTATAATGATTAAAAAATTAGGAGCCGTCAATCTGATAAAATGTGGTGAAAGTAGAAAGTATCCCGAAGTACCTAGGATAAAGTACCTGGTACTTCCAAAATAtgggaccaagtaccaaaaagtgaGACCGactactaatttaatttaattaatttttataaatacttttcaTAGATCAATGGTTAGAACAAAATTCAAGGTAAATTTATTTGAATGTATCCATTAGTACCTTACGATCATTGTAAAAGGGCTCATATTCCTTAAACAGACCACACGAATTTCATGATCCAGAAATTTGGACACAACCACCGAACAGAAATTTCATGAGAGCCCAAAAACCCACATGAAAATAGCCAAACCTGCCAGGAAACCGATCCATGATGTCCAACCCTCGTGAAAATACTATAACAAATCAGTCTCCATGAAAATaccacactactacaaaattt carries:
- the LOC120713894 gene encoding germin-like protein 12-1, which codes for MASSTTFLVLSTVLALLSWQAIASDPSPLQDFCVADKESHVRVNGFVCKDPKDVKADDFFLEANLDKPRDTAMSKVGSNVTLINVMRIPGLNTLGISMARIDYAPLGENPPHTHPRATEILTVLEGTLYVGFVTSNQQDNKLFTKMLNKGDVFVFPEGLIHFQFNPCPDKPAVAIAALSSQNPGAITIANAVFGSKPPISDDVLAKAFQVEKKTVDWLQAQFWGDNHN
- the LOC120713895 gene encoding putative germin-like protein 12-4, which gives rise to MMASSNFVLLTVLLALVASGAMASDPSPLQDFCVADKDSTVRVNGLPCKDVKDVKVDDFFLAANLDKPRDTTMSKIKSNVTLINVMKLAGLNTLGISMARIDYAPQGQNPPHTHPRATEILTVLEGSLYVGFVTSNPDNKFFSKMLNKGDVFVFPQGLIHFQFNPSYDKPAVAIAALSSQNPGAITISNAVFGSKPPIADDVLAKAFQVDKKVVDWLQAQFWEDNHN